One region of Baekduia soli genomic DNA includes:
- a CDS encoding thioredoxin domain-containing protein, producing MANALASETSPYLLQHRDNPVDWRPWGPEALELARTLDRPLLVSIGYSACHWCHVMERESFEDPAVAALMNEHFVCVKVDREERPDLDAIAMEAVQTMTGHGGWPLNVFLTPEQVPFYGGTYFPPQPRQGMPAWSAVLEAIAEAWRDHRDEVLAQGAQMAERLGRSSALRPSADEPGPEALDDAVRNLRAAFDAEHGGFGGAPKFPPSSTLMFLWARAARGGSWAAKAGDMAAATLRAMAAGGMADQVGGGFARYAVDATWTVPHFEKMLYDNALLARAYLHGWLMTGDPALREVCERTLAFVARELRGPEGGFLSALDADSEGVEGQYYVWTVAELQDVLGDDAPAAIAWLGATPEGNFADPHHPQPGLNVLTARGPQPPAAQRDRIRDALQQARAGRVRPGLDDKRLAAWNALAIHAFAEAGAVLGRPDLVDVAVQGAAFVLERLRDGDGRLLRTYKDGEAKLNAYLEDHAFLLEALLALYEATFDPRWFAEARTVADAILDRFADPEDGGFFATSSDHERLIVRRRDLEDAPIPSGSSSAAVGLLRLAALTGEDRLRAAAASHLRLLGPLPGRHPQAFAHALVALDLLVGPGREVALAGDEEGVAALAAVVRERLRPGIVLAGPPGDGVTLMDGRVGMGGRAAAYVCERFACRMPVTDAGELRDLLGP from the coding sequence ATGGCCAACGCCCTGGCGTCCGAGACCTCCCCCTACCTCCTCCAGCACCGCGACAATCCGGTCGACTGGAGGCCCTGGGGGCCGGAGGCGCTCGAGCTCGCGCGGACTCTGGACCGGCCGCTGCTGGTGTCCATCGGCTACTCGGCCTGCCACTGGTGCCACGTCATGGAGCGCGAGTCCTTCGAGGACCCGGCCGTCGCCGCGCTCATGAACGAGCACTTCGTCTGCGTCAAGGTCGATCGCGAGGAGCGGCCCGACCTCGACGCGATCGCGATGGAGGCCGTGCAGACCATGACGGGCCACGGCGGCTGGCCCCTGAACGTCTTCCTGACTCCCGAGCAGGTGCCGTTCTACGGCGGCACGTACTTCCCGCCGCAGCCGCGCCAGGGCATGCCCGCGTGGTCGGCCGTCCTGGAGGCCATCGCCGAGGCCTGGCGCGACCACCGCGACGAGGTCCTCGCGCAGGGCGCGCAGATGGCCGAGCGCCTCGGCCGCAGCTCGGCGCTGCGCCCGTCCGCCGACGAGCCCGGCCCCGAGGCGCTCGACGACGCGGTGCGCAACCTGCGTGCGGCCTTCGACGCCGAGCACGGCGGATTCGGCGGGGCGCCGAAGTTCCCGCCCTCCAGCACGCTCATGTTCCTCTGGGCCCGCGCGGCGCGCGGCGGCTCATGGGCGGCCAAGGCCGGTGACATGGCCGCCGCGACGCTGCGTGCGATGGCGGCGGGCGGCATGGCCGACCAGGTCGGCGGCGGCTTCGCCCGCTACGCCGTCGACGCGACGTGGACCGTGCCGCACTTCGAGAAGATGTTGTACGACAACGCGCTGCTGGCCCGGGCCTACCTGCACGGGTGGCTCATGACCGGCGACCCGGCCCTGCGCGAGGTCTGCGAGCGCACGCTGGCCTTCGTGGCACGTGAGCTGCGCGGCCCCGAGGGCGGCTTCCTCAGCGCGCTGGACGCCGACAGCGAGGGCGTCGAGGGGCAGTACTACGTGTGGACGGTCGCCGAGCTGCAGGACGTGCTCGGCGACGACGCGCCGGCCGCCATCGCATGGCTCGGCGCCACGCCCGAGGGCAACTTCGCCGATCCCCACCACCCCCAGCCGGGCCTGAACGTGCTCACCGCGCGCGGCCCGCAGCCGCCGGCGGCCCAGCGCGACCGCATCCGCGACGCGCTGCAGCAGGCCCGCGCCGGACGCGTGCGCCCGGGCCTCGACGACAAGCGCCTGGCCGCCTGGAACGCCCTGGCCATCCACGCCTTCGCCGAGGCCGGCGCGGTGCTCGGCCGCCCCGACCTGGTCGACGTGGCCGTTCAGGGCGCGGCCTTCGTCCTGGAGCGGCTGCGCGACGGCGACGGGCGCCTGCTGCGCACCTACAAGGACGGCGAGGCCAAGCTCAACGCCTACCTCGAGGACCACGCATTCCTGCTCGAGGCGCTGCTGGCGCTGTACGAGGCGACGTTCGACCCGCGGTGGTTCGCCGAGGCCCGCACGGTCGCCGACGCGATCCTCGACCGCTTCGCCGACCCCGAGGACGGCGGCTTCTTCGCGACCTCGTCCGACCACGAGCGGCTCATCGTGCGCCGCCGCGACCTCGAGGACGCGCCGATCCCCTCCGGGTCCTCCTCGGCGGCCGTGGGCCTGCTGCGGCTCGCCGCGCTGACCGGCGAGGACCGCCTCCGCGCCGCGGCCGCGTCGCACCTGCGCCTGCTCGGGCCGCTGCCGGGACGCCACCCCCAGGCCTTCGCCCACGCGCTCGTGGCCCTCGACCTGCTCGTGGGGCCCGGACGGGAGGTGGCGCTGGCCGGCGACGAGGAGGGCGTCGCCGCGCTGGCCGCCGTCGTGCGCGAGCGCCTGCGGCCCGGGATCGTGCTCGCCGGGCCGCCCGGTGACGGCGTGACGCTCATGGACGGGCGCGTGGGCATGGGCGGGCGGGCGGCGGCCTACGTGTGCGAGCGTTTCGCCTGCCGCATGCCCGTGACCGATGCCGGAGAACTGCGGGACCTGCTCGGTCCGTAG